One genomic region from Rosa rugosa chromosome 1, drRosRugo1.1, whole genome shotgun sequence encodes:
- the LOC133741954 gene encoding deoxypodophyllotoxin synthase-like has translation MTQIPVVDFSDLECLKPGTSSWLSVRKQVCNALEDPLGYFTGILSSELTLELHNTVFGAFQAWTNDKIRAYKHRVNLIHSDQIRYSFGLFSLKKGVTTVPKEMVDKDHPLKYKPLNQVEYILLNSDKRGPWSTIVPILSQLNHMLDVGF, from the exons ATGACCCAGATTCCAGTGGTAGATTTCTCAGATCTCGAGTGCTTGAAGCCAGGGACAAGTTCATGGCTCTCGGTACGCAAACAAGTATGCAATGCACTTGAAGACCCGCTTGGCTATTTCACAGGGATATTGTCCAGCGAACTTACCTTGGAGCTTCACAACACCGTCTTTGGTGCATTTCAG GCTTGGACCAATGACAAAATAAGAGCTTATAAACACAGAGTCAACCTGATTCACTCAGATCAGATAAGATACTCGTTTGGGCTCTTCTCACTCAAAAAAGGAGTAACAACCGTACCGAAGGAGATGGTGGACAAGGATCACCCTTTAAAGTATAAACCGTTGAATCAGGTTGAGTATATTCtattaaacagcgacaagcgtggcccgtggtccaccattgtaccgatattgtcccaacttaaccacatGTTAgatgttgggttttaa